Within Coffea arabica cultivar ET-39 chromosome 4e, Coffea Arabica ET-39 HiFi, whole genome shotgun sequence, the genomic segment AAATTGAGACAAATCGGTCCATTTTCCAATTTCGAAGGACTGTTTGGGAGTTTTGCAATTTTCCACCgacatttttcttgaaaaacattAGCGTAAATACTTAACTATCCCGTGAAAAAGAtaagggttaattacaattAATCTCCTTAAGGTATATCTCATTTAACACTTTACCCtttaacctttaattttgctcatttAACCCCCTATAGGATAAAAttacccttttattattttgatttttcatttatcttttttcctcttttttatttctttttctctttcttcgcTCTTTCATCATTTCCAATAGAAAACTCCAtgtcaatgaaaatttttattttgagtttgtaattgtATTTCTGAGTGAAAATTTAAAAggtatcaaaaactaatttttgattttttgtatgatgccacgtgtcataaatttcaattgatgattattaatcaggtcacaatttcatcttataatattttcttgagaataaaatgagaaagtagaaaggaaagaggaaagaccaaaattaaaagaattgaaaggctaaaaaaattgtattttgggaaagtgatttgaatattttttaatcatttaaggagaagatagatctctgtaatttctttttttttttaatttcaatcattaaaatgaAGATTTTTATGGGAAAGATgaagaattaaagaaagaagaaagagacaaagaaaataaaagagcacaaaaggggaaaggaaaaaaaataaaaaagaaaaataagagtttAGAATAATAGAGGGATAATTTTGTCTAATGGGAGATAAAGTGAGACAAAAAAATGGTAGGGGGTAAAGTGAGAAATGAGGTATACTTTAAGGGGATTAGTTGTGATTAACCCAAAAGATAAACAAAAAGACCCAAAATCTGATGAATGAAAGCAGATTCCGCCAAAACTGCGGCTGGATTGCACACGTCGCCCCGCATTTAACCTCCTCTCATCGAAAGCGATGTGAGTCAGACATTCAGATATCATTTTCCTACACTACAGTTTCCCACCACAACTGCACCCTTGTGACTCTTGACTGATAAGAACTGGAAGAACAGAACTCTCCTATTTTCTCAGCTCTTTTTTCCCTTCATTCTTCGATCAAGATGCTTTTCTTTCACTAGATTTAGCTGCATTTATGACAATGTTTTAAGTATAGGAACATTTTTCTACACGTTGCTAGATTCCTactgcactttttctttttcccccacaaCAAAAGAGCAGCCTTGCTAATTGCTTTTTTTCAGCTTCCTTTTTGCACATTTTCTTCCATTACTATAGTCACTTCTTCCATCCAGAAATTCATCATTTCTCATCCTAAGAGGGAGGCAAAAATCTGGGTTGGAGTTAGTTTACATTGTTATTGAAAGTTCAAGATCAAGAATGGGAAAATTCGGGCCTAAAGCACCTGCATTTTCCTCTCTGTTGCTGCTTTGTCTTGCACTGTTGTCAAGTTTTCGTATCACTCATCAAGCACAGCAGCAGCCCATTAAGACAGTTGTTGTTCTAGTCTTGGAGAACAGATCTTTTGATCATATGATTGGATGGATGAAGGATTACATCAATCCATTGATCAATGGTGTAACAGGGGATGAGTGTAATCCTGTTTCAACTAAGGCTCAACATACTCAAAGGATCTGCTTTTCTGATGATGCTGAATTTGTGGATCCGGACCCTGGTCACTCGTTTGAAGAGGTGCTGCAACAGGTATTCGGTTCTGgttcaattccttcaatgacTGGCTTTGTTGAACAAGCACTAACGATGTCGGAGAATCTGTCTGCAACAGTTATGAAAGGTTTTAAGCCTGAGAATTTGCCAGTTTATGCTGCACTAGTTCGGGAATTCGCGGTTTTTGATAGAtggttttcttcaattcctggtCCTACTCAACCAAACAGGCTGTTTGTTTACTCTGCTACTTCTCATGGCTCAACTAGCCATGTGATAAAGCAGTTGGCTACTGGATACCCTCAACAGACTATATTTGATTCGCTTCATGACAATGGATTGGATTTTGGTATATATTTTCAAAGTTTTCCAACTACTTTATTCTTCAGGAATTTGAGGAAACTGAAGTATATTTTTAAGTTGCATCAGTATGATCTGAGGTTTAAGAGGGATGCAAGAAATGGAAAATTGCCAAGCCTGACTGTGATTGAACCTAGGTACTTTGATCTAATCGGTTTTCCAGGAAATGATGATCATCCATCGCATGATGTTGCTAATGGGCAGAAGCTAGTGAAAGAGATTTATGAGACATTGAGAGCAAGTCCTCAGTGGAATGAAACTCTTTTCATCATCACTTATGATGAACATGGTGGTTTTTATGATCATGTTCAGACTCCTTATGCTAATGTTCCCAATCCTGATGGAAATACAGGACCAGCTCCTTATTTCTTCAACTTTGACAGACTTGGTGTTCGTGTTCCAACAATTATGGTGTCTCCTTGGATCAAGAAAGGAACTGGTAAAACTCACTTCATTTTCTAAGGCTTCTTTACTCTTCTGGCGCAAAGAACTGTATGATGTTgttttatctcaaatttacaAAGAGAGAAGTAGAGAAGGGTAAAGTCCAGTGGTAACAAAATTTAGAGTTCGCAGACAATTACTGACATTTAACTCAACCATCATACAGGGCTTATTGATTCTTTAGCTTGATGGAATAGAAGGAAATGGATATGGAGaatattttttcattctttgtcTACATATGGAtcagaagaaggaaaaaaagaagaagaaaaagaataaagagtagTTCTGTTTCTAAAATGGTTATGAACTTTATGATATTTATGTGTCAGGATACAGCAAGATGTTGTTTGTTGTATTACCAAAATTTTGTTAATTCCCCCATCTCAGTTGTAGTAGGTAAGCAGCAGTGGCATTGGCACATGAGCACATGGCTATCTGAAAATTGAAATTCCATTGATTTCTTCATACAATCATATTCAAatgggggttttttttttttaatttctataATGTTTTAGAGACTGCTATTCTCATGTTAAGTTTTTAACCAATATAATTCGTAAGAACTATTATAATATTCTACAGTTTCATGAAGCTACCGGGTCATAGTTTTCTTCCAATTGAGCATATATAAGCTGGGCATCAAACCTGGTTTGCATAATCCCAGAAAAGGAATATACTAGAAAAGGTCTGCTCTTTATATTGTCTCTTTTGTTTCAGCAAGTTGCTGATGATTGGCTTGTCCTGTTTGCAGTAATAAGCAGGCCAAATGGACCTACTCCAAACTCTGAGTTCGAGCATTCCTCGGTCCCTGCTACCATGAAGAAGATTTTCAATCTCTCATCCAACTTCTTGACGCATAGAGATGCATGGGCAGGCACTTTTGAACAGGTTGTTGGGGAATTGACCTCCCCAAGAACTGATTGCCCTGGTAAGTTATGCCTGCTGAAGATATTAATCAAGTTATATTTCAAGTGATAGCTTATCGATCAATCAAAGGGACTGCTTAGAAAAACATACATAAAGCGCTATTAGGAGATAAGATTTTGATCAACAAGGTGGTCTTCTATGAGAGATTGATATGCCTTTTGAGTTGTAAACTTTATAATTACTCCCAGTTTTACACCCTTTCTACCATTTTTCTATTAGAATTAAGCATGCTAGGAATTACTAAAGAGGTTTCCTCTTATCAAATGACAGAGGTCCTTCCTGATGTTTTTCCATTGAGAAGCATAAAAGCAGATGAAAATAAAAGACTCTCTCAGTTCCAGGGAGAAGTAGTGCAATTGGCTGCTGTTCTGAATGGTGACCATTTCTTGAGTAGCTTCCCAGATGACATGGGCAAGAAAATGAATGTTAGAGAAGCTCATGAATACACTAAAGGTGCAGTATCAAGATTCATAAGAGCAAGCAAAGAGGCAATCAAGTTAGGAGCAGCTGAATCTGCCATTGTGGACATGAGATCTTCTCTCACTACTAGATCCTCAAATCACAATTGATGAATCTTGTAGGCATCTCCTTCGTCCATCTTAGTATTTATGCCTACAGATTTCATTAGGCTTCTAGTTCATATTAGCAAAGTCCACAGAACAAATCATAGCAAAACTTATGTATAGTATGACTGTCAGGTTTAGGTGATTGTTTCTGTTCTTAACTGCATTTCTTTAGGAGGTCATAGAAGCATAGGAAACAACTCAATATGTGTATTACTAGCTAATAACTTTGAGTTCCAGAAATTGGAGTCCGACAGTCCGTTTGTTGTAGTTATGTTTGTGAAGTTTGAGGCTAGAGCACCCGTTAAAGCTAAGGGCAAGTAGTTTTTGCTCTTTCTGTAAACAATGGACAGTAATACAACATTTCCTATTATACTCAGCAAATGGGTAAATTTTGCAGCAAGTCTCCTTATTGTACAAAACTGGTGACTAGTGTGCTATTCTATCAGTACATATGGCACAAGGTAGGGGAAATCATCTTTAGTAGCTATATTCAAGGTTATATTCAGGAAGTTCTAGCTGCAACTTTGCAAAACTATAAAGAACAGTTCCATCAGTCCTATCCCGCTCCTCAATGAATCCAGTTTGTGCGCCAAGCATTCCAAAcgaggatttttttttcatgcCCGTGGATTCCAAGAAAATTCTTGAGAAGGTGCTGTGCGGGCAGGAAGAGATCGGGTCCGTGCTGGTTGAGCCGAGCTTCCTACCAGCGAACACAACATTTCCATGGGTGCCATTTTGAGTGATTAAGTGATATGCAATCTTGTAAATGCAATTTTAAGCTATTACTTTGGTTTGCAAAGCACAtatcttgctttttcttttctcgttTTCTACAACAGACAGCGAAGATCAAGACCAGAATGCTCACGAGCCAACCGTGGAAGATTCAAATTGTTGTAGACTCCCAAGTTTTCAAGTTATTTCTGAGAGCAAAGTGTTCGTTCCTCCACTAAAGTCGAAGGCAAAATTACGGTGCCTGTGTGGAGAAAATCAGACTGAACACTGCCAAAGAAGTCCACTGATGCCATTCAAACAACAGAATTTCAAGACTGAACCTGGAGtatgaagaaaaagaatttcACCTGACTGCAAACAAAAGAACGCTTGAAATAAACGGATATAATTAAGCAGCAGCAACAACGGATTGTTTTAAACACCAGATAAAGATCACTAGGACTAATTTGACCATGCAAGATACAAGCTTTTGAATTATTGTCAGAACTGGATGCAAAGATGATCCAGATGACATTTTTGCATTGTTAATTCTAGGTGAAACAATATGATTTAGTGCTTCTTATATGACCATCAGGCCATATTTCATGAAAAACATTTTCATGAAAAAGATATGCATTATGCATATAATTTAGAAAATTAATCATGAAGAATTAATCATGTACTCTAGGATCATCATCAAAAAACACGAAGAACTAATATACTATTCGCTCATAGGTATAATTCTAAAGAACAAAGTTTTGGTTTTACAGCCGTGCTTAAATCAGATATTAGTGATTTTGTTGTCAACGATATTTTGTTataaaatttgcaaaaaacCAATTAATCAGAAAGAATCATAAGAAGCCACCATTGGTAGATTTTGAATTGTTTTGTTTGTGTAAaatctaaaaaacaaaaaagtataTGAGAGCAACTTACTCTTcagaattaaaatataaaatcatgcGAAATAATCAAATGAGAAGACCTTTACACTAATTTGTTTTGCATGGTAAGGTAAAATATGAAGGACTAAATTGTAACTATCACAAAACATAAGGGACCTAGAATACAATTTTTCCCTTTCCCGTCTTGCTTTTCCACCTATCTCTTTATCATTCGAAGCCCATTATCCCCAATTAATTCCCAATAAAATTAGGGCACGGCAGCTGCTGGGGAAGCTATTCTGCACCACCCTTTCTATTCCCCTCGATTCCCATTCCAGGTGAAATTTCAATTCTACCATTtatagcaaataaataaatcaccGCAACATTATAGTCTTTGTGCTAATCTAGCTTATGGTAAATTAATTACCAGATAATTAGCATTGTTTTTGGGCTTGGTATTGATAATTAGCAGTATTTCTGGAttaaatttgagatatttagGATATTATTATTGTGCTAAGTCGTAGCAAATGCAGCAGTTTGTTAGTTAGATTCCAAGCTTGTTCCTTGGCTCGCTCAATTGTGATTTTGGGCTTTCCTagtaattgaaaaaaattttgagattaatAATTTTCAGGTTTCTGAATTCTGGTTTCGATTTTTGGAGCAATAAAAATTCATATACTGTCATCTCATCTCATGATTAGAGTGTATAACAGTGATTGCTGATCGAAAGAAGCAGCTAATGATTTCGATTTCGTGTGTTATTGAATATCTtggttatttaatttttctaatggAAGTAATTTGTTTTGATGGTATTGGTTAGATTGTGCCAAGTTGCCTTGTCATAAGGGACTTAGTTTGGACTCAGGTGTCTTGTGGAGCGATTGATAGTTCTCTTCATGATGATTCAGTTGTTTCTTTCGGCTTCTAATTGGAGCAATGATGGGAACGATGAATTGTTTGAAAAGAGGAAAGAACTTCTTAGGGAGCTAGAATCAGTTTTGTGGTTGTTAATGACTTCAGGGGGCCGTTCTGAGGTTCGACTTTGGCTCTGCAACACTATTGCGGGCATAAGTTCAATCAGTCCCCACCATCAGCGGGAACTCTTTGTGAGGTTATTAACAGCTCATACGGCAAAGCGACGCCTAGCAGCCCAATTTCTTCAGTTGCTTTTTGAAAAGGAGCCCAAAAAAGCAGGGCGTATTATTGCAAAGAAAAGCTCCATGTTGGAGAATTTCTTCAGAGGCAAGTTACTGTGCCAAGCAAACTTTGGTTTGTATTTAGGTTCCTCTGCTAATTATTGTTAAATGCAGGAAATCCGAGGCGGATCTTGCAGTGGTTCTCTAATTTTAGTGGGGGCACTGGCTTGGGGCACAGAAAGGGGGCTAAGGCTTTATCCCATTATGCTTTTGTGCATCGAGATGTTTGTTGGGAGGAACTGGAGTGGAAGGGAAAGCATGGCCAGTCACCTGCAGTGGTTGCTACGAAACCTCATTACTTTCTTGATTTGGACGTCCAACGCACAGTAGAGAATTTTCTTGAATATGTGCCAGAGTTTTGGTCATCCAGCGAATTTGCTGAGTCATTGAAGGATGGAGAGATATTGAAAATAGATAAAAAGTTTTTTGTTAATATGTTCGTAAATTTGATGTATAAGGAGGACATGAAAGAACTATGGGGGATCATAGATGAATTTCTAATTAAGGAACCCTTCTCCTCTCTGTGCCATCACCTTCTTATCATTCTTGAAGAGCAGGAGTTATCATACTTTATGGACTTGATCAGTAAATTTCTTAAATCAAGGTCTGAAGTTGTTGAGTATGACAGCCCGTCTTTTTGGCTTGAAGTTATACTATCAAAGTGCAGTATTACTTCTATTGATCAATTACTACTGTTAAATGCCATCACTAGTCAAGCACGCCAGCTTCTGCGACTTGTTCGTGAAGAAGGTAATctggatgaaaaagaaaaagttaagaATATAGTTTCTCAGGTTTGTTCTTCTTCAAGTCGTGCTGATAGTTTGGCTCCAATTATGGATGAATGGTCCAAGAAGAAAAATTTAGAGTCAATAAGATGGTTAGGATTGCAGTCTTGGGCAATCTTTTTTAGGTTGTCGGAGGAATTTCGGACTTCTGAGTCCTGGGAGTCCTTATTTTCTAGCAACGGCATAGGTTTTCGAAAGTCTGACAAGTATAGATTGCTAGAAGATGACGAATATTCAGAAGAAAGTGAATCTGATTGGGATGACGGGCCTTCAGGTAAAGTTAAGcataagaagaaaggaaggcATATtaagaaaaggagaagaaagcATAAATTAGAAGAAAGCTATGGTGAGCGATTGATAGATCTGGATGTGTCAGATAACGGCCTGGATTTGCAATTTAAGGCAGGTGACTGGTTGCTGTCTACTGATCAGTATTCTACTACATGGAGCAGTGTAAGTTAACTTCAATCTTGCTCTAATCTCTCTTGATTTTGCAATAGGATTGCCTCGAATTCTCTTTTTAATCTCTTTTCAAATAGGTCAATATAGTCACATGTTCTGCAAGTTAGTGAATGCATTTTGTCATCCATTTGTTAG encodes:
- the LOC140006014 gene encoding non-specific phospholipase C6-like: MGKFGPKAPAFSSLLLLCLALLSSFRITHQAQQQPIKTVVVLVLENRSFDHMIGWMKDYINPLINGVTGDECNPVSTKAQHTQRICFSDDAEFVDPDPGHSFEEVLQQVFGSGSIPSMTGFVEQALTMSENLSATVMKGFKPENLPVYAALVREFAVFDRWFSSIPGPTQPNRLFVYSATSHGSTSHVIKQLATGYPQQTIFDSLHDNGLDFGIYFQSFPTTLFFRNLRKLKYIFKLHQYDLRFKRDARNGKLPSLTVIEPRYFDLIGFPGNDDHPSHDVANGQKLVKEIYETLRASPQWNETLFIITYDEHGGFYDHVQTPYANVPNPDGNTGPAPYFFNFDRLGVRVPTIMVSPWIKKGTVISRPNGPTPNSEFEHSSVPATMKKIFNLSSNFLTHRDAWAGTFEQVVGELTSPRTDCPEVLPDVFPLRSIKADENKRLSQFQGEVVQLAAVLNGDHFLSSFPDDMGKKMNVREAHEYTKGAVSRFIRASKEAIKLGAAESAIVDMRSSLTTRSSNHN
- the LOC113739827 gene encoding uncharacterized protein, with translation MMIQLFLSASNWSNDGNDELFEKRKELLRELESVLWLLMTSGGRSEVRLWLCNTIAGISSISPHHQRELFVRLLTAHTAKRRLAAQFLQLLFEKEPKKAGRIIAKKSSMLENFFRGNPRRILQWFSNFSGGTGLGHRKGAKALSHYAFVHRDVCWEELEWKGKHGQSPAVVATKPHYFLDLDVQRTVENFLEYVPEFWSSSEFAESLKDGEILKIDKKFFVNMFVNLMYKEDMKELWGIIDEFLIKEPFSSLCHHLLIILEEQELSYFMDLISKFLKSRSEVVEYDSPSFWLEVILSKCSITSIDQLLLLNAITSQARQLLRLVREEGNLDEKEKVKNIVSQVCSSSSRADSLAPIMDEWSKKKNLESIRWLGLQSWAIFFRLSEEFRTSESWESLFSSNGIGFRKSDKYRLLEDDEYSEESESDWDDGPSGKVKHKKKGRHIKKRRRKHKLEESYGERLIDLDVSDNGLDLQFKAGDWLLSTDQYSTTWSSVDLLEHISKHCFYTWIKFVIT